A region of Sparus aurata chromosome 8, fSpaAur1.1, whole genome shotgun sequence DNA encodes the following proteins:
- the LOC115586016 gene encoding interferon-induced transmembrane protein 3-like isoform X2: protein MSVSPRRIIKVLRPKRAAALPWWWCLTVLFCSALVVISWILSLFEFPAAVPALQTTVKLRMNPAGQPGEPVPLQERYDWSPGQPRGPAVGQYTTLNISSEPPKDHIIWSLYCFVYSNPFCLGLAALIFSIKARDRGMAGDLDGARHYASKARCLNIWATVIGSIIIISCFISMIIALVNYIEQIH from the exons ATGTCCGTGTCTCCCCGTCGTATCATTAAG GTGCTGAGGCCCAAGCGAGCGGCAGCCCTTCCctggtggtggtgtttgacagttttgttttgcagtgcACTGGTGGTTATTAGTTGGATTTTGTCCCTTTTTGAGTTCCCTGCCGCTGTG CCTGCACTCCAGACCACAGTTAAGCTGAGGATGAATCCTGCAGGTCAACCGGGTGAGCCTGTTCCCTTGCAGGAGAGGTATGATTGGTCCCCTGGACAGCCTAGAGGACCTGCAGTGGGTCAGTACACCACTCTGAACATCAGCTCTGAGCCCCCCAAGGACCACATCATCTGGTCCCTCTACTGCTTTGTCTACTCAAACCCCTTTTGTCTCGGACTGGCGGCTCTCATCTTCTCAATCAAG GCTAGAGACCGGGGAATGGCTGGAGATCTGGATGGTGCCCGACACTACGCCTCCAAAGCCCGCTGTCTTAACATCTGGGCCACAGTTATTGGTTCCATCATTATCATCTCTTGTTTCATTAGTATGATCATTGCCTTGGTCAATTACATTGAACAGATACATTAA
- the LOC115586218 gene encoding dispanin subfamily A member 2b-like — protein MNPAGQLGEPVPLQERYDWSPGQPRGPAVGQYTTLNISSEPPKDHIIWSLYCFVYSNPFCLGLAALIFSIKARDRRMAGDLDGARHYASKARCLNIWATVIGSIIIISSFIFIVIALFAR, from the exons ATGAATCCTGCAGGTCAACTGGGTGAGCCTGTTCCCTTGCAGGAGAGGTATGATTGGTCCCCTGGACAGCCTAGAGGACCTGCAGTGGGTCAGTACACCACTCTGAACATCAGCTCTGAGCCCCCCAAGGACCACATCATCTGGTCCCTCTACTGCTTTGTCTACTCAAACCCCTTCTGCCTCGGACTGGCGGCTCTCATCTTCTCGATCAAA GCTAGAGACCGGAGAATGGCTGGAGATCTGGATGGTGCCCGACACTACGCCTCCAAAGCCCGCTGTCTTAACATCTGGGCCACAGTCATTGGTTCCATCATTATcatctcttctttcatttttataGTCATTGCCCTGTTCGCCAGATGA
- the LOC115587002 gene encoding dispanin subfamily A member 2b-like, which yields MNPAGQPGEPVPLQERCDGFPGQPRGPAVGQYTTLNISSEPPKDHIIWSLYCFVYSNPFCLGLAALIFSIKARDRRMAGDLDGARHYASKARCLNISATVIGPIIISLICIAMYIFFATRMTFSR from the exons ATGAATCCTGCAGGTCAACCGGGTGAGCCTGTTCCCTTGCAGGAGAGGTGTGATGGGTTCCCTGGACAGCCTAGAGGACCTGCAGTGGGTCAGTACACCACTCTGAACATCAGCTCTGAGCCCCCCAAGGACCACATCATCTGGTCCCTCTACTGCTTTGTCTACTCAAACCCCTTCTGCCTCGGACTGGCGGCTCTCATCTTCTCGATCAAG GCAAGAGACCGAAGAATGGCTGGAGATCTGGATGGTGCCCGACACTACGCCTCCAAAGCCCGCTGTCTTAACATTTCGGCCACAGTCATTGGTCCCATCATCATTTCTTTAATTTGTATAGCCATGTACATTTTCTTTGCAACCCGTATGACATTTAGCAGATGA
- the LOC115586279 gene encoding dispanin subfamily A member 2b-like — MMNSAGYPREAVPLQGRYDGFPGQPGGPAVVQCTTVNISSEPPKDHIIWSLCCFVYSNPLCLGLAALIFSIKARDRKVAGDLEGARHYASTARCLNIVATVLASIGVLGGIIVVAVQVGGE, encoded by the exons ATGATGAATTCTGCAGGTTACCCGCGTGAGGCTGTTCCCTTGCAGGGGAGGTATGATGGGTTCCCTGGACAGCCTGGAGGACCCGCAGTGGTTCAGTGCACCACTGTGAACATCAGCTCTGAACCCCCCAAGGACCACATCATCTGGTccctctgctgctttgtctaCTCAAACCCCCTCTGCCTCGGACTGGCGGCTCTCATCTTCTCGATCAAG GCTAGAGACCGGAAGGTGGCTGGAGATCTGGAGGGTGCCAGACACTACGCCTCCACTGCCCGCTGCCTCAACATCGTGGCCACTGTCCTGGCTTCCATTGGAGTCCTCGGTGGAATCATTGTTGTAGCCGTACAGGTGGGGGGCGAGTGA